From the Vibrio vulnificus CMCP6 genome, the window TGGATCAAGCCAAGCAAGATACGCTGAGCGTGGGCGCAATGTGGGAAGCGTGGTGGTAACACCTTAACGCGCATGGCCGAAGGGTCGCCTTTGGCCATGCTTTTCGCTCTAGCCTATTTTCTCTCTTAATAGTGAGCTCCCCTTAGTCGATTCGCCTAAAAGATGAACGCCAGTGGTGATGCTTTGCTGTGAACCGCTGCCTTGAATGTCGCTCATGAAACAGTTTCATGAGCACTAAATAAAGTGAGTTGGCCTTCATTATTTAAGCATTTACTCATTTTAACCCCCACTTGGCTGTGATCTTGATCGCGCGTCTCTAGCGGAGAATAGGAAATACTTAGCGGCATGAAAGCGGTTTCGAAAACAAGGCGCAAACGTAAGGAGCAAAAGAGTGGCAACGATTAAAGATGTATCGGAATACGCAGGCGTGTCTCAAGCAACCGTTTCTCGGGTTGTGAATGGCTCTTGCCGCGTTAGCCACGATAAAAAACTCCGCGTTGAAAAAGCGATCCAAGTGTTGGGCTATCGGCCGAACGCCATCGCTCAAGCGCTTGCTTCTAGCCGCACTGGCAGTATAGGCATCATCGTGCCCGAGCTGGGTGGGCCGTTTTATTCCGGCATTTTGCACTGCATTGAAGAACAGTTTCGCCGTTTTGGTTACCACGTGATTGTCACCGCCGGTAACAACAGTGAGCAGAGCCAACGGGAATCGGTGGAATTTCTTCTTGGCAGGCGAGTGGACGCGATGATCCTCCACACGCAAAACCTGTCGGATGACTATTTAATTGAGTTGGAAAGCAAAGGCATTCCGCTGGTGCTGGTGAACCGTTTTATACCCGAGCTCGCCAGCAGCTGTATTGATATTGATAACGAGCTGGGGGGACGAATGGCAACGGAATATCTGTTGCAACGTGGCCACCACAGCATCGCCTGTATTACCGGACCTCTGGACAAATCTGACGCACGGGGGCGTTTACAAGGTTACCGCAAAGCTTTAGAAGCGGCGGGCATCGAGTATGACGAGGCGTTGGTGTCCGAGGCCGGTTTTACCGAAGAGAGTGGCGCAAGTGCCATGCGAAAATTACTCAATCGCGGACAGACTTTTTCTGCGGTATTCGCGTGTAACGATCACATGGCGTTTGGGGCTTTCGAGGTAATGAAAGAGCAACGAATTCGAATTCCCGAAGACGTTTCTCTGGTGGGGTTTGATGACATTTTGTTTGCGCGCTACTTAACTCCCGCACTGACCACCGTCAATTTCCCCATTGAGCAAATGAGTCTGGAGGCAGTACAGCTCACTTTGCAAATATTGAATAAAAACAAACGTGACGTGAATTTTCGCCTATCGCCGACCTTGGTGATCCGAGAGTCCGTTAACGTGAGTTCGACCCTATAAAAACCATTAAGGACAATACCATGAAACTGACATCATTGACGCTTGCTTGCAGTGTGGCTCTGGGACTCGCCGCCACGGTGAATGCCGCAGAACAGAAAATCCGCTTCGATGGCTTTCCCGATTTTGACAGCAGCTTAAAAGTGCTGTTGCCGGAATTTGAACAAGAAACGGGCATCAAAGTGGATTATTTGATGAACAACCACGGCGATCACCACACCAAGTTGACCACTAACCTCGCCACAGGCTCAGGCGCAGGGGATGTGATTGTCGTTGACGTTGAGAAGATTGGTCCGTTTGTCGCCTCGGGTGGTTTGGTTAACCTTTCTCAGCAATATGGCGCCGATAAATATCAAGAACGTTTTGCACCGTACGCTTGGGCACAAGGCAAAGGGGCGGATGGCAATATGTACGGTATTCCCGTCGACCTTGGCCCTGGGGTGATGTACTACCGCAGCGACATTTTTGCCAAAGCGGGCATTGATGTGAAAGAGGCGATCAAAGATTGGGATTCGTACATCGCGGCGGGTGAAAAACTCAAGCAGCAAAACGTGCAGTTGATTGCCTCTGCGGCGGACGTGGCGCAAGCGATCATCTTCACCACCGTACCGGAAGGAGAAGGGCTCTACTTCGATAAAGAGGGCAACCCAGTTGTCACCTCGGAACGCTTTGTTCACGCCTTTGAAGTGGCGAAAACCATTCGCGACAAAGGGTTAGATGGCCGCATTTTGGCGTGGTCAAACGAATGGTATGAAGGCTTCCGCAACGGCACCTTTGCCACCCAACTTTCTGGCGCGTGGCTATTGGGCCACCTCAATAACTGGATTGCGCCAGAAACCGCCGGAAAATGGGGCGTCTCTCACCTGCCTGATGGCATTTACGGCAGTTGGGGCGGTTCGTTCCTCTCGATTCCGACTCAATCAAAACATCAGGATGAAGCGTGGAAGCTGATCGAGTACATGACGACGCGTCGTGATATTCAGTTGCAGCATTTCGCCACCATTGCGGCGTTCCCGGCCAACACCACCACTTATGATGACCCTATGTTCCAAGAAGAGATTGCCTTCTTAGGCGGCCAGCAAGCGCGCGTGTTGTTTGCCGATGTGGCAAAAAACATCAAACCGGTTGCGCCAGCTAAGGGCGATCACGTCGCACGGTCTATCATTTTAGAAAACGCCTTGATGGAAGTGTTGGATGAAGGCAAAGACATCAAAACCGCGCTCAAAGAAGCGGAACGTCTGATTAAGCGCCGCACGCGCAATATGTAATCTTGCCGATGGCTTCAATGACGAAGCCATCAAGGCATCCAGTAAAGCAGGGAAGGGGCATGCTCCTTCCCGAGCAAGAGGTCGTGACTATGAATCATGCAGCGAGCAAGGTTATGGAAACATCACAGCGTAAGAGTTTTTTTTCTCATCTCAATTTGAAAGCGCTTACACCGTATGGATTTTTGCTGCCGTTTTTGATTATTTTTTCTGTGTTCGGGGTCTTCCCGTTACTGTTTTCTATTTTTCTCTCCTTTCACGAGTGGAACCCCGTGGAAGGGTTGGGGGCGATGAACTATGTGGGGCTTGAGAATTACCACATCGCCTTAACCGATCCTTGGTTGTGGCGTTCACTCAAAAATACCTTGTGGCTGGCCATTACCTCCGGCGTGGCGCAACACCTTGTGGCGTTACCTGTGGCTTACATCTTGGTGTCGATGAGTGATCGCCTGCGTCATTGGCTGACATCGGCTTATTTTTTGCCGTTCATCACCTCAACCGTTGCCGCGTCGCTGATCTTCTTCAACATGTATTCACCCAATTCGGGGATCATCAACCAAAGCTTGATGGCATTGGCAGACAGTTCACTGCTGGGTTGGGCCTTCTCTTGGGTGAATGACTATCAGCCGATTCGCTGGCTTGATGACGCCAGTATGGTCAAACCGTCCATCGCCATTATGGTGTTTTGGAAATACACCGGTTTCAATATCGTGCTCTACACCACCGGCCTCATGACCATTCCGAAAGAGATTTTGGAAGCGGCGCGCATGGATGGTGCCAATGCGTGGCGTCGTTTCTGGAGCATTTCTTTGCCAATGATTCGCCCGTTTATTTTCTTCGCTGTCACCATGACCATCATCGGCAACTTGCAGCTGTTTGAAGAGCCGTTTGTGCTGACGCGCGGCACCGGTGGCACGGGGCAGTCTGGCTTAACCATCTCGATGTATTTGTACAAAGTGGGTTGGGAGTGGCTTGAAATGGGCACGGCGTCTGCGATTTCGTGGCTACTGTTTATTTTGATTGCGGGCTGTACCGCAGTGCAATTTTTCTTCTTTGGTAAGAAAGGGTTAGGGGAGCAATAAGATGTCGACCAAACACAACGCATTATTGCCGTGGAAACCGAGTGAGCAAGCCTTGGCTCTGCTGACAAAAAGCCTGATGGTATTGCTGGCGGTGGTGCTGATTGTCTCCGCCATCATGACGGTGTTTCCGTTCTTGTGGTCGGCGCTGCTGTCCACGCGAGATCGCACCGAAATCTTTGGTACAGGAATCAGCTTTGCCATTGGCGATAGCTTGGCGGTGAACTACGCCAAACTGTTGGAAATCATGCCGTTTTGGCAGGCGATGTTTAACTCCATTTACATTGCCTTCCTTGGCACCACCATCTCACTGCTGTTTTGCAGCATGGGTGGCTACGCTTTTGCCGTTTACCAATTTAAAGGTAAGAATTTTCTCTTTGGCATGCTGGTGGGTTCAATGATGATCCCGCCCGTATTGAGCCTCATTCCCTACTTTATGATCGTCAAATTCCTCGGTTTGCTCGATAACCACATGGCGGTGTGGCTGCCCTTTACCACCACGCCATTCGGGATTTTCTTGATGCGTCAGCACGTGGTGGCCTCGATTCCCAAAGAGCTACTCGAAGCGGCGAAACTCGATGGCGCAGGGGAATTTCGCACCTACTGGAGCGTGGTGCTACCACTGATGAAACCCGCATTGGCGACCTTAGCGATTGTGCAGTTTGTCTTTTTCTGGAACAGCTTCATGAACCCGTTGGTGGTGCTGACCACGCCAGAGAACTACGTGATTACCCAAGCGCTGCGAAGCGTACAAGGCATTCCTAATACGCCTTGGGGGGCGGTGATGCTGGGCACCACCATCTCCATTTTACCGTTAGTGATTACTTACTTATTTGCCTCGAAACAGATGATCAGCGGCCTCACCTCCGGCGCAGTCAAAGGCTAAGTGAAACAAAAAAATAATATAGGTTTAGAACCATGAATAAATACCAATTACCCCAAGATTCTCAATTGCGTCAGGCGGATTTTCTGTTTGGTGTCGCCACCTCGTCTTATCAAATCGAGGGCGGCGCACAACTGGGTGGCCGCACCCCTTCGATTTGGGATACCTTCTGCAACCAACCCGGCGCAGTCGACAACATGGACAATGGTGATGTGGCGTGTGACCACTTCCATTTGTGGCAACAAGACATCGCACTGATCCAAGGTTTAGGCGTGGATGCCTATCGCCTTTCCATGGCGTGGCCACGCATCTTGCCGAAAGATGGCCAAGTTAACCAACAAGGGCTTGAGTTTTACGAGCGCATTATTGATGAGTGCCACGCGCGCGGCCTAAAAGTGTTTGTCACGCTCTATCACTGGGATTTGCCGCAATACTTGGAAGACAAAGGGGGTTGGCTCAACCGTGAAACCGCCTACAAATTTGCCGAATACGCAAAGGTAGTAAGTGGTTACTTCGGCAATAAAATCGATTCATACGCGACCTTGAACGAACCGTTCTGCTCGGCTTATTTGGGCTACCGTTGGGGCATTCATGCTCCGGGTAAGAAGGGCGAGCGTGAAGGCTTTTTGTCGGCGCACCATCTGATGTTGGCACACGGTTTAGCGATGCCAATCATGCGCAAAAACGCGCCGCAATCGATGCACGGTTGTGTGTTCAATGCCACGCCTGCTTACCCGTATCGTGAGCAGGATGTCGCTGCGGCCGAATACAGTGATGCCGAGGGTTTCCACTGGTTTATCGACCCAGTGCTCAAAGGGGAATACCCGCAAAGCGTGTTAGAGCGCCAAGCGCACAACATGCCAATGATCTTAGACGGCGACCTCGACATCATCCGTGGCGATCTCGATTTTATCGGCATCAACTTCTACACCCGTTGCGTGGTGCGTTTTGATGCCAATGGCGACTTGGAAAGCATGCCTCAGCCAGACGCAGAGCACACGTACATCGGCTGGGAGATTTACCCGCAAGCGCTGACCGATTTGTTGCTGCGCTTAAAACAGCGCTATCCGAACTTACCGCCAGTCTACATTACCGA encodes:
- a CDS encoding LacI family DNA-binding transcriptional regulator, which encodes MATIKDVSEYAGVSQATVSRVVNGSCRVSHDKKLRVEKAIQVLGYRPNAIAQALASSRTGSIGIIVPELGGPFYSGILHCIEEQFRRFGYHVIVTAGNNSEQSQRESVEFLLGRRVDAMILHTQNLSDDYLIELESKGIPLVLVNRFIPELASSCIDIDNELGGRMATEYLLQRGHHSIACITGPLDKSDARGRLQGYRKALEAAGIEYDEALVSEAGFTEESGASAMRKLLNRGQTFSAVFACNDHMAFGAFEVMKEQRIRIPEDVSLVGFDDILFARYLTPALTTVNFPIEQMSLEAVQLTLQILNKNKRDVNFRLSPTLVIRESVNVSSTL
- a CDS encoding extracellular solute-binding protein translates to MKLTSLTLACSVALGLAATVNAAEQKIRFDGFPDFDSSLKVLLPEFEQETGIKVDYLMNNHGDHHTKLTTNLATGSGAGDVIVVDVEKIGPFVASGGLVNLSQQYGADKYQERFAPYAWAQGKGADGNMYGIPVDLGPGVMYYRSDIFAKAGIDVKEAIKDWDSYIAAGEKLKQQNVQLIASAADVAQAIIFTTVPEGEGLYFDKEGNPVVTSERFVHAFEVAKTIRDKGLDGRILAWSNEWYEGFRNGTFATQLSGAWLLGHLNNWIAPETAGKWGVSHLPDGIYGSWGGSFLSIPTQSKHQDEAWKLIEYMTTRRDIQLQHFATIAAFPANTTTYDDPMFQEEIAFLGGQQARVLFADVAKNIKPVAPAKGDHVARSIILENALMEVLDEGKDIKTALKEAERLIKRRTRNM
- a CDS encoding carbohydrate ABC transporter permease, which encodes MNHAASKVMETSQRKSFFSHLNLKALTPYGFLLPFLIIFSVFGVFPLLFSIFLSFHEWNPVEGLGAMNYVGLENYHIALTDPWLWRSLKNTLWLAITSGVAQHLVALPVAYILVSMSDRLRHWLTSAYFLPFITSTVAASLIFFNMYSPNSGIINQSLMALADSSLLGWAFSWVNDYQPIRWLDDASMVKPSIAIMVFWKYTGFNIVLYTTGLMTIPKEILEAARMDGANAWRRFWSISLPMIRPFIFFAVTMTIIGNLQLFEEPFVLTRGTGGTGQSGLTISMYLYKVGWEWLEMGTASAISWLLFILIAGCTAVQFFFFGKKGLGEQ
- a CDS encoding carbohydrate ABC transporter permease, translating into MSTKHNALLPWKPSEQALALLTKSLMVLLAVVLIVSAIMTVFPFLWSALLSTRDRTEIFGTGISFAIGDSLAVNYAKLLEIMPFWQAMFNSIYIAFLGTTISLLFCSMGGYAFAVYQFKGKNFLFGMLVGSMMIPPVLSLIPYFMIVKFLGLLDNHMAVWLPFTTTPFGIFLMRQHVVASIPKELLEAAKLDGAGEFRTYWSVVLPLMKPALATLAIVQFVFFWNSFMNPLVVLTTPENYVITQALRSVQGIPNTPWGAVMLGTTISILPLVITYLFASKQMISGLTSGAVKG
- a CDS encoding GH1 family beta-glucosidase, producing MNKYQLPQDSQLRQADFLFGVATSSYQIEGGAQLGGRTPSIWDTFCNQPGAVDNMDNGDVACDHFHLWQQDIALIQGLGVDAYRLSMAWPRILPKDGQVNQQGLEFYERIIDECHARGLKVFVTLYHWDLPQYLEDKGGWLNRETAYKFAEYAKVVSGYFGNKIDSYATLNEPFCSAYLGYRWGIHAPGKKGEREGFLSAHHLMLAHGLAMPIMRKNAPQSMHGCVFNATPAYPYREQDVAAAEYSDAEGFHWFIDPVLKGEYPQSVLERQAHNMPMILDGDLDIIRGDLDFIGINFYTRCVVRFDANGDLESMPQPDAEHTYIGWEIYPQALTDLLLRLKQRYPNLPPVYITENGAAGEDACINGEVNDEQRVRYFQSHLLALDEAIRAGVNVQGYFAWSLMDNFEWAYGYKQRFGIVHVDYATQKRTLKQSAIAYRNTLLARAEEKQ